The DNA segment AGGAAATTGCGGTGTTCCAGGCCTTTGCCCATACGGTGGCCAAAGGGGAAAACAAATTCGTGGTTCTGGACACCGCCCCCACCGGCCATACCCTGCTGCTGCTGGATGCCACCCAGTCTTATCACCGGGAGGTGGCCAAATCCGTGGATGAGCTGCCGGAAGCGGTTAAAACACTGCTGCCCCGGGTTCGGGATCCGAAATTCACCAAGGTGCTCATCGTGGCCTTGGCCGAAGCCACGCCCACCCATGAGGCATCAGCTTTGCAGGAGGATCTCCAAAGAGCAGGCATTGAGCCTTTCGGCTGGATTGTGAATCGTTGTTTTGCTTTTTCAGGAACCCGGGATCCGGCGCTCTGCGCCAAGGGTGCGGATGAACTGTTCTATCTGAATGAGATCCTTGACCGCCATGCAAAAAAAATGGTTATTTCTCCATGGGTGGCCAGGGAATTGAACGGTGCGGAGAATTTGCGGTATTTGTATGCGGTTGAACAATAAATTAACACAAGGAGATTCAAAAGAATGGAACAGGACAAAACAGCAGGAATCAGTTTTTTTGAGAAGAATTTGACGGTATGGGTGGTGCTGTGCATGGTTGCAGGGGTGTTGATCGGAAAGTTTCTTCCGGCGATTCCCGAAGTATTGTCGAAATTTGAATACGCAAAAGTGTCCATTCCCATAGCGGTTCTGATCTGGTTGATGATTTATCCCATGATGATGAAGGTGGATTTTGCCAGCATCAAGGATGTGGGCAAAAAGCCCACAGGCCTTTTTTTAACCTGGGTGGTGAACTGGCTGATCAAACCTTTTACCATGTTCGGTATTGCCGCGTTTTTTTCTACGTGGTGTTCAAGGCCCTTATTCCGCCGGATCTGGCCAGGGATTATCTGGCCGGCGCCGTACTTCTCGGGGCAGCCCCGTGTACGGCCATGGTCTTTGTCTGGAGCCATCTGACCCGAGGAAATCCGGCATATACCGTTGTTCAGGTGGCCACCAACGACCTGATCATCCTGGTTGCCTTCACCCCCATCGTGGCGCTGCTGCTGGGTGTGGGCGGGTTCATCATCCCCTGGAACACCCTGTTGCTTTCGGTTTTTCTGTTTGTGGTGATTCCCCTGGCAGGAGGTATCATCACCCGGAATCTCGTTATCAAGAACAGGGGGGAGGACTATTTCAACAATTCTTTTATCCCGAAATTCAATAACATTACCATTGGCGGGCTGTTGCTGACCCTTGTGCTGATTTTCTCCTTTCAGGGGGATGTGATCCTGGGCAACCCGCTGCATATCGTTCTGATTGCCGTTCCCCTCGTAATACAGACCACGGTGATTTTCTTTATCGCGTATCTGGCGGCAAAAATATTACGGTTGCCCCATAATGTTGCGGCCCCGGCAGGCATGATCGGTGCTTCCAATTTTTTTGAACTTGCGGTGGCCGTTGCCATCACGCTGTTCGGTGCCTCATCCCCGGCTGTTTTGGCCACCATTGTCGGTGTGCTGGTGGAGGTCCCGGTGATGTTGGCTCTTGTACGTTTCGCTAACAATACCCGCCATTGGTTTCCTGCCGGATCAACCGGCGCTGATCAGAAAACGAAGATATCCAGTAACTATGACACGGCCATCGCCGAGCTTATCGAGGATATGAAAGGGCTGAAACAGATGATAAAAAAGCAGGATTCGCTGATTGATAAATATATAGAGCGGATTAAGGCGTTGAAAAGGTTTCAATGAGCGAAAGGTCGACATTCTGAAAGAGTAGCATGGGGCGAGAATGAACTCGACCGGGATGATCGGTGCTTCCAATTTTTTTGAACTGGCAGTGGCCGTTGCCATCACCCTGTTCGGTGCGTCATCTCCGGCTGTTTTAGCCACCATTGTCGGTGTGCTGGTGGAGGTCCCGGTCATGCTGTTTCTGGTCAAAGTGGCAAACCGCACAACCCACTGGTTTCCTACTCAATAACATATAAAAACACATTTATAAAAAGGAGAATCCCATGTTTAAAAATTTTATTGTAGCCACGGATATTTCGCCCGCATCCTTTGCAGTGGTAGAAAGCCTGAGCGGATTAACGGCCTATGGTGCCGAGCAATGCCTGCTTCTTCAATGTCTGAGCTTTGGCGATGCATCATCGACAGCGTTGGCCTATGATGTTGAGCCGCTGAAACAAATGCTGAATGAACAAAAAGAGAGATTACAGAAAGACGGCTTTGTGGTTGAGGCCAGAACTGTCTATGGAAGTCCCAAGCAAGAGATCAATCGCATTGCGGTCGAGGAAGATTATTCCCTGATTGTGGTGGGAGCGCAGGGCCACTCTCTGGTGGAGGAAAAACTGCTTGGCGGAGTCGCCTACGGAATCATCAATAAAACCGTAAAACCGGTTCTGGTGGTGCCGGTTGAAAAAAAACAGGGGGAAGAGGATGCATGCGAGGTAATGCGCTGCAGCTTCAAGGATCATGTTTTGTTTGCCACAGATTTTTCAGAGATCGCTGATAATGCTTTTACTTATGTTGAACAGCTGGTGGCGGATGGGGCCCGGAAAGTTACTTTGATTTATGTCCAGGATAAGGACATGATAGAAGGGTATCTGGAAGAACGGTTGGAAGAACTGAAAAAACACAGCCAGGACCGCCTTGAAAACCTGAAACAGGTTCTTTTGGAAAAAGGCGGGCCCCAGGTCGATATCCAGGTCGGTTATGGTTCACCTTTTCAAGAGATCAGCCGTCTGGTGGAGGAGGACAATGTGCAACTGGTGGTCATGGGAACACAGGGCCGCGGCTTTTTGGGAGAGTTCTTTTTGGGCAGCGTAAGCCATAACGTGGCACGTCATTCTGTGGCACCGGTATTGCTGGTTCCGGGTCTTCGGTAGAAGAGATCATGTATCTGACCGCCATGACCCACCGGGATGAACTGTTCAATCTCACCATGCGATGGATGAACGATGATTTTCATCCGGATGACGGAGAAAAGATTTCCCGGATATTTTTGTATGAAAGTGCGGTCTCTGCAATGGTCCTTGACCGGATTATTCAATTTTTGAACCGGCTGTACCAGGGACCGCTGCAAATGGAACGGATCCATCGGAAATCGGATTTGCGCAGACAATTGATTGCCCACCGGCCCGGACAGAATCCCCGCATGGATGAACTGGCCAAAGAATTCAATGAAAATCCCACCTATTTTTTCCCCCAGCTGCTGCAGTATCGAGCTCGAGGACGCAGAGCAGGATAACCAGCAGGAGGAATCGGAAAAAAAGAAGGATGAAGGCGGCCGGGGGTGCTGTTCTCCGCGCAGTGAATCCAAAGGTTTGCGCTGATCCGGAGATCTGAGAAAAACCGGCCGCCGGGCTCTATCCGGCGGCCGGAACTTTGGTAGGGCAGTTTTTTTGATGGCAGCAGAAAGCGGGTCGGGGGTCAATTGGCGTCCGCCGCCTTGGGCAGGGTCTCAAAAAGCGCCTCGATCCGGGTTTTGAGCTGGCCCGTATCCGCATCCGAATAATCGGTTTCCACCTTTAAAAAAGGCAGGCCGTGGTGGTTTTTTACGTGATCGGCGATCCGGCGGGATTCCACGTTGTATCCGTGGCATGCCTGCAGGATAAAATCGACCACCACGTCCGGCCGGTAGGTTTCGATGAGTTTCGACAGGGCGGTCATGCGCCCGGTGTTGGGTGTCATGCAGGCGCACGGGATTTTCAGGTATCGTTCTGCCAGGGCGCCGATGGGATCGCCGGTGTTTTCCGCGATTTCATTGTTAAACGTTTTTGTGCCGGTGCATGAATCCGGTGCCACCACGACCCCGCCGGCTTCTTCGATGACCTTGAATATTTTCGTGGCATCGCCTCCGATGGGACACCCCGTCACCAGGACCCGGGGGGCGTCCGGGGTGCCGAAATACCGGCCGGCCTGCTTTCTTTTTTCCAGTTTTTCGAGTTTTTCCTCCAGCAGGGGGATGACGTCAAAGCCGGCCGAGGGCATGGCCAGAAAGGAGATGTCATAGATCTCCTTCCAGGAGATCACCGGGGGGCAAAGCGCGGCATATTCAAATATTTTCCGTGCCAGGCGGTTTTTCCGGTTGGACCAGGAGATGGCCTCCTCGATTTGCTCTTCCGTGGCCGACCGGCCTGTTTGCCGCTCCAGAAAGTCTTTGAGCCTTACAATCATTTGCCGCCAGACCGCTTTTGCCTCGTTTTGCTCGGGCATCTGCGGCAGGTCCATGACATGTAAGGGGCGCAGTTCCGCGATGAGCTCAAACATCTTTTTCTTGCCGTCGCAGGTGGTCTCTGCCACCACCACGTCGGCCGCCGAGAAAAACGGGCAGGTCCCTTCCCGGATAAATCCGTAGCTGGACTTGATCAGCGGGCACAGGTTGGCGGGCAGCACTTCTTCGGCCGATTCGATGGGCACCCTGGAAAAGGCGCACAGCAGTGCCGGCACGATTTTCATGGCCTGCATCAGTTCAATGGGGGCGTATCCGCAATAGATGCCGGCAACCGGCCAGCCTTCTTCCTTTTTTTGCAATACATACTGCAATGCCCGTTTGGCCGGGGGCTCACTGTCGAGCCCGT comes from the Desulfobacterales bacterium genome and includes:
- a CDS encoding arsenic resistance protein translates to MFKALIPPDLARDYLAGAVLLGAAPCTAMVFVWSHLTRGNPAYTVVQVATNDLIILVAFTPIVALLLGVGGFIIPWNTLLLSVFLFVVIPLAGGIITRNLVIKNRGEDYFNNSFIPKFNNITIGGLLLTLVLIFSFQGDVILGNPLHIVLIAVPLVIQTTVIFFIAYLAAKILRLPHNVAAPAGMIGASNFFELAVAVAITLFGASSPAVLATIVGVLVEVPVMLALVRFANNTRHWFPAGSTGADQKTKISSNYDTAIAELIEDMKGLKQMIKKQDSLIDKYIERIKALKRFQ
- a CDS encoding universal stress protein, with the translated sequence MFKNFIVATDISPASFAVVESLSGLTAYGAEQCLLLQCLSFGDASSTALAYDVEPLKQMLNEQKERLQKDGFVVEARTVYGSPKQEINRIAVEEDYSLIVVGAQGHSLVEEKLLGGVAYGIINKTVKPVLVVPVEKKQGEEDACEVMRCSFKDHVLFATDFSEIADNAFTYVEQLVADGARKVTLIYVQDKDMIEGYLEERLEELKKHSQDRLENLKQVLLEKGGPQVDIQVGYGSPFQEISRLVEEDNVQLVVMGTQGRGFLGEFFLGSVSHNVARHSVAPVLLVPGLR
- a CDS encoding double-cubane-cluster-containing anaerobic reductase, which produces MSSNAPTEPLMNDGLDSEPPAKRALQYVLQKKEEGWPVAGIYCGYAPIELMQAMKIVPALLCAFSRVPIESAEEVLPANLCPLIKSSYGFIREGTCPFFSAADVVVAETTCDGKKKMFELIAELRPLHVMDLPQMPEQNEAKAVWRQMIVRLKDFLERQTGRSATEEQIEEAISWSNRKNRLARKIFEYAALCPPVISWKEIYDISFLAMPSAGFDVIPLLEEKLEKLEKRKQAGRYFGTPDAPRVLVTGCPIGGDATKIFKVIEEAGGVVVAPDSCTGTKTFNNEIAENTGDPIGALAERYLKIPCACMTPNTGRMTALSKLIETYRPDVVVDFILQACHGYNVESRRIADHVKNHHGLPFLKVETDYSDADTGQLKTRIEALFETLPKAADAN